In Procambarus clarkii isolate CNS0578487 chromosome 17, FALCON_Pclarkii_2.0, whole genome shotgun sequence, the sequence TTGCACTCAAGGCTTGATGAACCGGTGTgaggtgtgccaccaacacctcaACAGTCCTGATCTTCTCCTCTTCCCTGGACATCCCGAAGGGGCACTGGACGAGTTTATTGCACTTACAGACCCGAAGCTCTCCCTGTTTACGGGAGATGAAGAGTTCATCAATGAATATGATGAGCGTCCTCAGCAAAAAATAACTGGGTTTAAGTAAGTATTAATCATATTTTCAAATGAAAGTTAAAACAGTGTTACATAAACATTTATTCAACCACTTATTCAAACATTCACTTGTATGCATTTACAATATCTACTGCCTGATGCTGCAAATATATTTATAGGTACTGTAATAGGCATACTGACTTCCTGCCTTCTGATAAATGCTAGCTTTCTCTCATTATCTTGCACTTTCTTGCTTTCTATTTTTGCCTTGCTCATCTCCCTTGTTCTCTTGTTCATTCCCCTTGTTTCCGTGTTCAATCACCCCCTGTTCTATTGCCCATCCCCCCCCTTGCTgtcttgctctccccccccccccccttcctttgcTGTCTCCACTCTAACACTGCAGAAAGTTTTCACATGGGTTGAAATAAATACTGTACTGAATACAGCAATTTCTCTTGACTATTTCAGTGTATATGATAAAGAAGGTCATCTTTGCCCTTTTGATGGAGGTTTGATTGAGCGTAATGTTCTCCTCTACTTCTCTGGCTACGTGAAGCCCATCTATGAAGAAGACCCAACAATTGAGGGTGGAGTTCCTACTAAAGAAATGGGACCAATCAATGAGTGGTGGATCTCTGGCTTTGACGGAGGCAAGGAAATTGCGGATTTATTAAGATTTTGCTAACAATAATTCAACTTGCGAAATTTTTAACaaaataatacagtactgtatactaaTACATGTAGTCTGTATTATAGTATTGTAATTGCTTTGTCATAAATTATTTTAATGTATATTTGCAATCTTTTGATGTATGTAATTTGATGACAGTAATTTGCTTAGGGAAACCTTGGTAAGTCTGTCGGGCTTCCTGTTGTTGACAATGGGAACGGATTATTAATGTTCATTCATTACAGGGGAGAAAGCACTGATTGGATTCTCTACTTCATATGCTGAATATATACTTATGGATCCAAGTGACACGTACGCTCCATTTGTTGATGCTGTTCGAGAGAAGATTTACATTAGTAAAATAGTGATTGAGTTTCTGGTGAACAACGATGATGCTATGTATGAAGACTTGTTGAATAAGCTGGAGACAACAGTACCGCCAAGTGGTATTGCTGTGATAACAGAAGATACACTCTTGAGACATGCCCAGTTTGTTTGTGATCAGGTAAGGCAAACAATGTTCTTTTTAAAGTTTCAAAATTTCCTATTATACTAATTTAGGCACTTTTTGGTTAACTCGTATTGAGATGATCCACTTGGTTATTGCTTGGATTGGTTATTGTCCTGAAGTGGTGTGTGTACTTGATATTAGTACCACATCTTCCTCATTGCTATACTCATCTCACATACTTAATCCAGCTGGTTTTCTAAACAAAACTAATTTTCCTTGTTctctttaatttaatttaatacttGGGGTTACTACCTGATGAAGATTCCAAGGatcagtatccccgcggcccagtctgaCCACACCACCTGCTCACTAGTGTGATCATCCAGACTGTTCGATACGACTAGCTGACATCGTTATGTACGAGTCACATCCTAGTTGATAAGGTATCTTGTAAAGGTACTTGTCAAGTTCTTTTTTTAACACTgagaggggttggccagttatgccccttatgtattGGGGAAGAATGTTAGTCTTGGGTCTTTGATGTCGATAGAGTTCTCTCAGGTGCCTATAACATGCCTACTTTTCAGTGGAGCTATTTTGCACATTCTGCCATGGGTATAGTAAATCATTAGCCTAACTAATACTGTATATAATGTTAAATTTTATATAGAGTACCATTGATAAATTAAAGACAAATCTGCTCTGGTCCTTTTGATTTGCTTTCATCTAGTCCTTTTGGCAATTTGCTGAACTCCTTTTTagttactaccacactattcatgtGGGCTTCCACATCATTTGTGAGAGTTTCAACACTGTTCCATCATCACTTGTATCAGCTCTTTACCCTGGCTTGATTTTAAAAATCTACTGCAATCTGTGATAGAGCTCTCCATAGACCTCCCTGTTGCTTTGAGTGAAGATATTTCCATTTATTTTTTTCTGTAGCCTGATAACTTGGTCTTTTGTTAATCTTGCATGACTATCAGCCATGGCTAATCTTTGACTTAAGTTACTGTCCTTTTCAACATGCCCCTCTGCTTCCATCCTGACCCTAGTACCTTCTTAATTTACTTCTGTAATGTGCTGCCGTTACATTAAGCAGCGTATAAAGTATTGAAAGGAATAGGTAGTGTAGTCATACAGAACAAGAGGGCACAGGTAAAAGTTGGTaatatacataagaatgtaggaaAATACCTGTATGAAGTGAGGGTGATAAATAGGTGGAATGTGCTGGTCATAAGTGGTGATAGCAACCACCATTCATTGCATCTAAAGAATGTGCACAGTACTAAAATAACATGAAAGTTTATTGCTCCAGTTATAATTGCTGTAAGGCAGGACAAAGTAGGATTTCATTCCCTGTAGACATGTAGATTAGTATAGCACCTGTAATTATTACACAATCCCTCCCATAGTCATGCCATTCTTGTTGTATATGAACATGTGTATAAATTTATTGCAAAATGTCTGTTGGCCCATCTAGGCTTCTATATATGTCCAATCGCATCCACTCCAGTGTTCGTTTAACCGATACTTGTAACTTTCCAGTGAATTTTCCCACTCAAACACCACCCGCCCATGTATTCACTCATTATTGTCAagactgttattattattattcaacttATAATACTCATCTAACGTACGATCAGTATTGGGCCAGGTTGTTGTTGCTCGACCCTAGGGTATCCCACTTGATTGTTACCCGCACAAATTTTCCTTTGCTTATGTGATCTCCTATTTGCTATGTGATATGTTGGCTCAAGGACAACTAATCAGTTATGATCACAACATAGCTTGTTTACTTAAaggtttgcttttgttttattcatGCAGGTGCACAACTTCGACTTAGCAGGGGATGAAGGAGATGACATGCTCATTACAACACCTTGTATCCGGTCGCTAATTAAGTTAGCAGGGGTCATGCTAGGCAAGCGCCGAGCTTTAAGACGCACGGGTCCAAAATTGAAGGTAGATAAAATGCCAAAATGGACCAAAGCAACTACAACTCCACTTGTTAGAAacttgtttgaatcatttttctcTGGCCAGATTGAATCTGAGAAAGAGGGTTTGCACAATACAAAGAGAACACGATGTGGTGTTTGTGATACTTGCCAAAGACCCGACTGTGGTGAATGTAAGCAGTGTAAGGATATGGTGAAGTTTGGTGGAACTGGCAAATCAAAACAGTGCTGCTTGGAGCGCAGGTGTCCAAACAGGGTTATAGCTGAAGCTGAAGATGATGAAGACATTGAGGAACTTGCAAGTATTTCCATTGGAGATCTATCGACCTCCAAGCCCAAACAGCACCGTATCCGTAAACACACTCATCATACCACTTGGCTTGGGGATCCTATCATTGTAGAAGGCAAGAGAACTTACTATGAATCAGTGTCAATTAATGGAGAAGAATATCatataaatgacaatgtgatggtaGAACCAGATGACCCGAAGATCCCAGTATATATTGCTCGCATCAACCATATGTGGGAAGATGGACGTGGAGAGAGGCACTTCCATGCTGACTGGTACTGTCGAGGGAGTGACACGGTTCTTGGCGAGACGGCAGATCCACTTGAACTTTTCATTATTGATGATTGTGAAGATACTGTTTTAGATTCCATCATAAAAAAGGTATGTTAGTTTTTGGTTCCTTTTAAAGTTTGATGTTGTTGAAAATGTTCCTCTCAATACCTAGTTTAATTTTATCATTATTGGTGTACAGTATTAGTAATCTCATGATAAGAGTTGTAAGATCTTTTATAAAAGACTTTTTAGTAAAGTTCTTTATACTGTCATATAGAAAGGTATAAGTGGATTAAACCTCAAAGGAGAAAATACTATGCTTTACATAAATAGAAACTTTACCTAACATTTTTATGTACGATATTCTCATTCCATGATCATTTAGCTGTAACCCTTAGTGTTGCTATCATCAAAGTTTGCTTCTAAATGAATTTGAATTATTTTGCTATTAGGAAATAGTAATTGTGCATTTATAAGTTtggaattttatataatataaataaatcttTAGTTTGGCCTGGGTAGTATTGTCGGCATTCCTTCTGGCATTGATCAGCATCGTATAGTAATGGGAGCCATGACCAAATGGAAAAACTTGTAAATTTTATTATCTGAAGTGTATTAAAATGTAAGGAATCTGCATACAAAAGTAAAAATGCCAAACTAAATGTATACAGTGATGATCTTGGTCTAGGTAAAGCAATCAGTATGAGATGGGAAACCAAGAGCTGAAGCATTTCAACTCCAAATATCTTTATGGCCTCCCATGAGTGCTGGGAGACAGTATTGAAGTACTGGACTCCTAGGGCAACATTGTTATTCaaatatcaacacaaaacatGAATCGTCGTACAATGACCATGTTACACTATTGATCTTACTCAATGATGATGACCTTACTTTGAGGGGTTAAGAAGGTAAGGTAATTGTAAGGAGAAAGTGCAAAGCCAGTGCAACTATAGTGTATttagaagggatatgaggataaaggGTTTGGATGGGACAGAGGGAggaaatggtacccaaccacttggatggatgaggattgaacgccaacctgcaacaATTAATACTTGTAGATGTCGGCAACTTGTTTAAATTTTATAGTAAAATATTTAGACTGTCTACTGTTTTCTAGGTAACTGTGACTTACTATGAAGCCCCATCCAACTGGAAGGAGCTTGGGGGAGTTAATGATCCAGATGAATTCTACCCAGTGAAGAACAGTGATGGCTCTCATTACTTTTATCAGAAGATCTACCAGCCCCAGTATGGCCGCTTTGAAGACATTCGTCAAGATGAAGTTGGTTTATGAGATTTGAAGTATTGTAAATACTTGgaaatattcattatatatatataataaaatgtgtgtgtgtgtgtatttaaagAATAATGTAACACCAGTTGTTCAATGATATTAAATAATATTGCAGGAACCAGAGGAACATATGAAGCATCGCCACTGTGTCTCTTGTGCTCGCATAAAACAGTCAGAAGTGTTTGAAATGTGTGTTTTGGGTAAAAAACTGGAAGACGAGTCTACAAAGAATCAGGTAAAAtttgtattgttattaattaatatacagtactgtacatttaGGTTATTTTTGATCAGACATCAGAAAGTTGGATGGGAGGTCCATTAGATGAATTTGGTTCATTACTTAGAGGAATCCATTATATACAGGATCGGATTTGAGGCATGTAGTGGTCCATAATGGTAAAAGGAATGCAAATTCACAATAGTTTCTATAGTATTTTTTAATATTCTTGAAAATAATATAGCCATACCTTTCCTAGCGAATATTGTTTGATGATAATGTATTTGTAGTACAGTAATTTGATGAAATTGGAACTTGGTTAAAGCATTGCATCAAATTTGTGTGCCAAATTGGGAAAAGGTGCTGATACTGTAGGAAATGTTGTATATCTGCAACTCTACTCACAAATGTAATTGCCTTGCTTacgaattaaaatattttctaatTGAATTTTTCTGTTAAAGTAGTTATAAATTTTGAAGAAATTATTGTATGATTTAAGTATTTTGTGCTATCTTTGAATTTATTATACTATACACATTTTATATTttctttgcttaaaatgctaattTAATTGTTTTCTTTTATACTCTAATCATTTAGaagttaatataataataatttatctaCCTTCTAGATTTACGCATCACTGTGTTACAAGGGTAATGATTATGCAGTCGGTGACAGTCTCTTTGCCAGTCCTGATGCATTTGATTTCAAGGTAGGTAAAAAAGTGTGTAAAATGTTAATTATTGTTTTTAGGGATTTTGTACAGAATCTGTTCCTTCTTGCattcttttaatttttttttttttttatatatttatcaaGGTGTGTACTAAAAGAAATCTTTAGATTTTAAACCCCTGGTTGAGCATGTTGGTATGATGACCTATTCATGTACAGTTTTAAGTCAGTCACCTGAGTGCCAATTCCTGGTTTGTTTACAATAACTGCTTGCATGCTTCACTACCATGCAGTTTCCTGGATAGTCTTGCTTGAAATTGCAttgtaagagattttgtctggtgCTAATTTTCTGCAGCTGAATTTTTTCAATGTACAATATTTTGAGAATTACAATAGTCTTCAGATTTATTTTACTTTAGCTTTGGTACTAGTGTTATcaaaataatttttcattattGGGCAATGCAGCAAAAAGACAGTAGTATTCCTGAGAACATGTTTTTAATGGTAAATTTACCATCTAAAGCTATTTTAACATTTCAACTAAGGGTATATTAAAATGAAGGCTTGAATGAGCTCATGTTGCTTAAACTGCTAACAGTCCTTGTAAGTGTTGTTTGATAGTTAATGTTATAAATCATGTTTATAAACTAGCATGGTAGTGTTAATGGATAAAATTTAGTTTTGCACATGAATTCTGGCAGCCAACAGCAGTTGAGCAGTTTCACCCTGTATATTCACCCAGTTAAATTACAGTaactccacctttgccaaagctaCCAGTGTTCAGGTGCCAAAAAAGAAATAGGATTCCACATACTACACTGAGAGTGTGCTTCAGTAGTTGTGCTTAGATTGTATGACTGGataatagtgatgatgatagtatgCAAGTGAATATAAAGGATAAAGAGGAGTGCGCCAGATGAGCAAGTATATGTCAATAAACATGACCTGCAGCTCTTGAGGAAGAGCAGGGAGTAAGACTGAGTGGTGGGAGTGGAGTATATGAAGGAAGTGAATGATTAGCTATTAATTTTGGCATTTCATGGGAATTAGCATCTAGTTTGTGAACCAAGTGTTGTTGTACATGGTATTATTCTGTTTTACTACAGAGTGCACAAGTAGTATGCAGAGTAGCTTACCACTGCTgagaatgagtcacaataatgtagtGAAAACAGATAACCCagcccacacatggaatgaaagtGATGTGTTGGGCTACCCTGTACACTGCAAAGTTGTGGGAGGAGGCAGCCAGATATTAGCACTGTGTTGGCCGGATACCCGGCGACCAACCATTTCATTTCATGACGTGTTTTGTTTAATACCTCTGGTGTTGCCACTTATTGTATTCAATTTACAAAAGTAAATTGAATACAATATCAGCTAATGTTCATAGCTCTTATGGATGCTTTTTGAAGAATGTGATCAAAGTTGTCAAAAAAGAAGACATATGGTACTGTAGTAAGATCTGCATGAAAGAGTTACAACACATTGAATTATTTGCTTTGCAGGTTAAGCAAGCACCACCTCCCAGAAGAGAAGAGAGGAAAAAGAATGTTGATGAAGAGATGTATCCAGAATACTATAGAAAATCATCAGACCATGTAAAAGGATCAAATGACGCTACACCAGAACCCTTTAAAATTGCACGAATCCTCAGCATTACACCTCGAGTttcaggttattattattattatttttttttatggtCTAGTTAGTTGTTTGCGAGGAGTGGGCTCCAGCTTTTGGCACCTATCATTTGTATAATATTATTACATCAGTTTGAACCAGTAATTGCAGTTTGCATCCACTACCTCTTGTCTTGTTCTTTTTATTCACTAATGCACTTAAGTTCTTTAGATTTATCTTGACTTGTCTTAGCCCCTGTGCTCTACTTGTGTTCTGTTCACAATTGTATTGACCTTCAAATACAGTAATGGACCCCTAAAAAATCTTGATTTAAAAACAAAGGATTTTTTATGAAATTGAAAATTTACATGCTAATGGTAATTAATAAATAAGCATGATGCCATGAAAATGCACCCCCGTGTTGGCCTGGTGGGGTGCATATTTTGAGTGGGAGGGAGGATTCTGACAATTGTTGCCATGTCCAAAAGAAATTTGCTGACCTGAGACTATTAAAGGGGCAGTAAAAGTTTTATTTGTGCTTTTTTCTTGGTCATTTTAATCACTGAAcacattattttgaaatttagATTTATTCTTACGGTGaatgttgtgtgtgtaatggtaaCCATTGAATTTTCCAATATTTTAGACCATGTGTTATTTCAGGAACAACTTTGAGCCCCAGTGATGTTACCTTGAAGGTGGCCAAGTTTTACCGTCCGGAGAATACCCACCGTGGTATTTCTGCTTCCTACCAAACAGAATTGAATCTACTTTACTGGAGTGAAGAAGGTTAGAATCCAGGTTCTTGAAGTTAGTACTCTAATCAATTACCTAGCAGGGAAAAGcatagtgagcaaaataacacaaGACCAGGATCAGGGTTCATATATGGTTTAAATGCTTAACCTAAACCAGCGAGATAGTTATTCAAGTTTGACTCTAGAACAACTGATCATAATTCAGCCAATTTAATTCACACTATTGAAGATAAATACATTTCATTAACATGTAAAGTTTTAATGTAGTAACCATTATGGGGAGCACACTGCTCCACTATTTCACAAGGGAATGCTTAATCCATGTGGATGTTGACTTTTACATGTAAAATTGTACCCATGCAGCTTTGTTCTATACATTTTCCTTCTTTTTAAAACTGatggtgtatttactattttggtGAAGTTTCAGCCAAATAGCTTTCCAAACAATAGAGAAAaatcacacacaaaaaaatttGCATATTCAAAACATGATGGTCCACACATTTAATTTATAAATTTCTAATTACACACTATTGAACAATATTACTGCAAAGAACTAGAAAAAAACTATTCAAGGACacttaaataattattttgaaatatctttgcggcAACTCCCACCTCGTATAACTGTCGGGGCAAGCACCTCGGAGCGACTTACTCTCTCAATACCTGTGAATTGTGAAACTTCCTCTTCGCTTCATCTTGGCCAAACAAAAGTCACGTACAATATTTTTTTGTTCCCCGTGATCAGGGAATACATTTTAGCAATATTAGAAAGACGAAAaattgggggaggggggataatTTTTTTTACATGAACCATGTGGTTGTCAGTCAGTGGGTGCATAATACATGGGTTAGGCTCACGTCAGTCAAATCTGAATAATTAAAAGGTTATTAATGGGTCATATTTGCTAAATAtgtataagttttttttttttaccagataCCCGAGGTGCTAATATAAATCCATAACTTGACTGGTGTTCTAATATTTATCTGAtagttttagatttatgatttATTTGTAAAATAAAGTTATCACATTCTATAGTTTTTGTatccttttattttttttattaaatacctttttatgtagtgtgattgatTACCTTGTCATCTCGGGAATTCAGTACAGGATTGCACATGTTTAATCACATATATTTTTGTTTACAGAGGCATCAATTACCTTCAATGATGTTATGGGAAAATGCTTCGTTTCCTATCAAGAAAATATTGGAAGCAAGTCTGTTGATGATTACATGACTGAGGGTCCATATAGATTCTTTTTTGCGGAGGCATACAATTCAAAGGATAAGACATTTACCGAGCCTCCTGCAAAAGCCCAAGCATTGGGAAGTATTGGCAAGGTAGGTTTTTGTTGCCTTTAAATATAAACAAAGCACTTAGTGAAGGTATCATTTGGTTGACATGCTTTTGAAAGAGGTGTAATTGTGAAGTATAGTTCATAATTCCTGTGTGTGACGCTGCAGGCATGCTTGCTATGTGCCACAATCTCGGGTATTAGTGCCGCAAAATGTGCGTTCTGGCACACTATATTAAAGGTATTGATTTTGTGTAAAGCCTTATTTCATGTATTTAATTGAACATGCTTATTGCTCAGTTTGTAATCTAGATTTTCCATTTCATAAAATTGTTTTTACTGTCTTTCGTAACCAGAAATGTTCAAACTCAAGcaatctacctaacctatctaggcCGTCAATATATCATGGTCCCATATTTGTTATAAATACTGTATAGTAAATTATACAGTATTTTAAATAAATTGATCGATACTCCATAAAATGTGTTGTATTAGATGAGAAGACAGGTTATACTGTATTATCATGGGTAGTTTTTATAGAGCAGCCCCCTTCCCCTGAAGCTATCATGCTGAGATTGCTCCTGTTTGCTAGGTCATAAGTTGTGGGAGTTGTGTGCGGCCTACTGGGGACTAGAGCCTGATCCTGTCCCCCTTACAGGCACAGAGACCAGGTGACATTTTGCCACCCCACCAGAAAAGCATACAGAAAGTCAGTGGAGCATGACAGATAACTGCAAGGTTCACAGGAACTGAATCCTCGAAATCTGCCACACAGCTCCCAAAATAATTACTCAATCTAGTTTGAACCCTTAGTACTgccacaagggggagggggggggagcctggAACCATAGCCCTCTTTCAGTTATATAAACTATTTTGTTGCATATCttggcaccttttccagtttgttaaaGCGCTTCTTGCAGTATCAAGAATATAAAGCAGTACTCAGATGGAAAAACACCattgatttgaatagtacaaccattggtataggattcctggatttgaaggttctcataatccatcctataatttttctagctgatgctatatttgcttggttgtgctccctaaacattaggttgTCAGACATGATTATTCCAGATCCTTTACGTGCTGCTTTCCTACTTTggccagatttgattgtgttttgtactctgtattttgtttaaggtccttatgtttactgtacctgagtacctggaatttatcactgttaaacatgtcttcaacagaagtaattttcatgctgattatttcattacatttgatactgataatgctgatcaggtgtttcattacattttatGCTGGGTTTTTATTTGGCATCTTAGAATGTAGTCTGGATGATTGTATTAAAATGTTTTCTGACTAATAATTCTTTTAAATAGggcaaaggaaaaggaaaaggaaaggggaaaggaaaaggaaaaagtTGTAATGATGAGAACAATGAAGTGAACAGCTTCCAGGGCTTTGAGGAGTATCCGCCAGTTGCACACAAGTTGCGGACTCTTGATGTCTTTGCTGGCGTTGGAGGTGAGGCTCATATATTTTCATTTGCGCTTGATAAATATTTACAGCTTGATACTAGTTCTttaaaaatatttgtaaaaataatTTATTGGGCAACAAAAGTTTAGATTATCTTCAAGGTCAAGTACAGTAAAAATATTTTAATCTATGTGGTATGCAGTCATAATTTTTAATACTGGGTATGCTTGCATACTTTGTGTAGTGGATTTTTTTATAAGCACTATTTTAAAAGTTTGGTTTTAATTTTTTACACCCATGTAATTCACCtgaacacactctctctctctctctctctctctctctctctctctctctctctctctctctttatgcaAACAAATAAAAATCCTGAaatgtattatttttattaacaggTCTCTCTGAAGGCTTTCACCAGGCTGGAATAAGTAAAGCCAGTTGGGCAGTTGAGGTATTTGAACCAGCTGCTCAAGCATACCGTCTCAATAATCCAAACGCCACAGTCTTTACTGACGACTGTAATCTTCTTCTGAGAATGGTTATGGATGTAAGTTTGTGTAAATGTTACCATAAGTTGAAGTTTTGAATTTTGAAATGTATAGAAAAATCATGATTCAACAAACTTCGTTTTAGCAAATCTCCTGTTGTTCCTCAGTCTTTGCAGGCTGGAGTTACCTGATTTGCCTGAAGATACCTGATCTTTCGACAAAGTGGGGAATGTGGAGATTTGCTTAGAAACGACAAAACTCTGTTTTGTTCTGACCAAAACAAAGTTTTGTGGCTAGTTCAGACTGGTGGGAAAGTTGACCATCTTATGATTGAGATTAAAATATTGCTTTGTGAAATTACCCCATAGTGTTGGAAATATTCTCCAAAATTTGAATTACATCATTCTGGACCTGATTCATATTAGTGTGAAATTGGAATTGCCAAAACactgtttttctggggggagccccgtcggctccccggaggctgatatgctaatgtcagactttggcatcagtcatgtgtatggagttcttaggcctaccggggaccacggccagaaccgggccccctcagagaggcaaggggagcaatggcctatagaagcccccgtgtagttggaagcattctatgtctgccatcgaccggaacaggcacccagaaaggtaagcgccccaaaacaaacccctattctggttaaaattgctacctaataccgaactagtggatagaactccccaaccgaaaacaagcaaattagtgtgacgtcgcacactgccgcgccgctgtctgcgcagctcccccctccccgggagggggaagggggagccccagaccccccgcgccggctacccacacctcagttcttgaggctgatgctataggcgatggtcgtgtgctctggctccggtgtcgctactgcactgtgctttgagtgtggtgttagttttgtgggtgcgagagccaggagttatcttcagtactcgggctgcatgcgcctagggctgccttccctaggtgccctgtaagtactgcccttggggcttggggccaccttccacaggctcctcggggtctgcctctgctggtccgttttacctttcggtttttcggccgcctgttgggctcttgggtgttctgttctcccttgttaccggcaggtaagaggcagtttgcactggtaggggcgcagggtgctgctcagcttgtaattcccgacatcgcggccggctctgttccttggggttcgctgtcctcttgcggggttttgtttttctttttgtttttgcctggtggggggttctgtcattttattcagtttgtttttgcccttccactgttctcctcggtggcgccccctgctaggtccccgtgagtgtacacgtccctggggttcagctttagaagtttgcttggtagttttgggcgccggtttgcagcaccctgcctgggactacctgagcgcgagtcctcttaaagtaaacgctcaggaccctgggaatcccctagggggcgcgtgggtccgatggatgtgaccccggagtccccactcgctgtgtgcgagtttgagagttgctcggtccccttgtctcagggtgaccctcattgtttttgcctctgccacgctgcctgttgggtcggtgatactttcgaccctgagtcctgtgagtgttgctgcttgcttgtgactcaatttacccaatcctctgatgattctattcgggtacaggcggcacgtgcgttgcagtctaggtttcgtctgttgcaacgcgcttggttggttgcttccccggatgccccggggctgccccgctttgcttttcgagacccggacttgggggtgggggtcgcttcgatcctggttcagtccgcacctcctcttccttccccttctgttcgttctggtcccccgcccctgcttccggccccgaagcgtctgagggtttcggggtcggagcaggggttacttgatctcgagactcgggcagcttcgggggttgccccttccgggggggcggcagaggcattcga encodes:
- the LOC138349851 gene encoding DNA (cytosine-5)-methyltransferase PliMCI-like isoform X1; translated protein: MPSLAPAITIPEDVRTKIDRLKEEYQEEEVTQKGYIKRLRALLTGLLMASDQEDIAQLEKDLDEGDITEKGFFSKLEKLLESSLTLATANDENTDNKLGKLKKGSESLKEKLLVFANKEGKHSEKEGTCTKNIDKVDKSANKENDKNVGNGDAVQAPCEVESSGGENESVSSESEGGSSSKEGKCVMEEGEKMEVEDAKPSSQKKKIGAGGCRGRRRSSQNGGVQRSVADMFTNVNSKRKCEVPNEVGESDDSPASEPDEKKKKIKHEEEDKKTSQSESTRRCTQGLMNRCEVCHQHLNSPDLLLFPGHPEGALDEFIALTDPKLSLFTGDEEFINEYDERPQQKITGFNVYDKEGHLCPFDGGLIERNVLLYFSGYVKPIYEEDPTIEGGVPTKEMGPINEWWISGFDGGEKALIGFSTSYAEYILMDPSDTYAPFVDAVREKIYISKIVIEFLVNNDDAMYEDLLNKLETTVPPSGIAVITEDTLLRHAQFVCDQVHNFDLAGDEGDDMLITTPCIRSLIKLAGVMLGKRRALRRTGPKLKVDKMPKWTKATTTPLVRNLFESFFSGQIESEKEGLHNTKRTRCGVCDTCQRPDCGECKQCKDMVKFGGTGKSKQCCLERRCPNRVIAEAEDDEDIEELASISIGDLSTSKPKQHRIRKHTHHTTWLGDPIIVEGKRTYYESVSINGEEYHINDNVMVEPDDPKIPVYIARINHMWEDGRGERHFHADWYCRGSDTVLGETADPLELFIIDDCEDTVLDSIIKKVTVTYYEAPSNWKELGGVNDPDEFYPVKNSDGSHYFYQKIYQPQYGRFEDIRQDEEPEEHMKHRHCVSCARIKQSEVFEMCVLGKKLEDESTKNQIYASLCYKGNDYAVGDSLFASPDAFDFKVKQAPPPRREERKKNVDEEMYPEYYRKSSDHVKGSNDATPEPFKIARILSITPRVSGTTLSPSDVTLKVAKFYRPENTHRGISASYQTELNLLYWSEEEASITFNDVMGKCFVSYQENIGSKSVDDYMTEGPYRFFFAEAYNSKDKTFTEPPAKAQALGSIGKGKGKGKGKGKGKGKSCNDENNEVNSFQGFEEYPPVAHKLRTLDVFAGVGGLSEGFHQAGISKASWAVEVFEPAAQAYRLNNPNATVFTDDCNLLLRMVMDQENMNKKGQRLPQKGDVEMLCGGPPCQGFSGMNRFNTRQYSQFKNSLVASYLSYCDFYRPRFFLLENVRNFVSYKCNMVLKLTMRVLVKMGYQCAFGILQAGNYGVPQTRRRAIIIAAAPGEKLPLFPEPTHTFAPRACMLSVVVDNKKYVSNCQWVVSAPLRTITVRDALSDLPEIRNGDRKEEINYGSEPESHFQRLIRGKQYQPLLRDHMCKEMAPLIEARMRHIPTAPGSDWRDLPNIVIRLSDGKEAKKLQYTHPDKKQGRASNGALRGVCSCATGKACDPMDKQFNTLIPWCLPHTGNRHNHWSGLYGRLEWDGFFSTTVTNPEPMGKQGRVLHPEQTRVVSVRECARSQGFPDTYRFHGTILDKYRQIGNAVPPPMARAIGLEILKCLQSKEKNVVMRLDDVKAQVD